One region of Priestia megaterium genomic DNA includes:
- the glpK gene encoding glycerol kinase GlpK: MEKFILSLDQGTTSSRAMLFNKKGEVVHVAQKEFTQYFPKPGWVEHNASEIWGSILAVIASCLSESGVHADQIEAIGITNQRETAVVWEKATGKPVYNAIVWQSRQTSGICEELKAKGLNDTFRDKTGLLIDAYFSGTKVKWILDNVEGAREKAENGELLFGTIDTWLIWKLSGGKAHVTDYSNASRTLMFNIYDLKWDDELLDILGVPKSMLPEVKPSSEVYAHTVDYHFFGQSIPIAGAAGDQQAALFGQACYEKGMAKNTYGTGCFMLMNTGEKAVKSDHGLLTTLAWGINGKVEYALEGSIFVAGSAIQWLRDGLRMFKNASETENYATRVESTDGVYIVPAFVGLGTPYWDSDVRGAMFGLTRGTKKEHFIRATLESLAYQTRDVLSAMEADSGITLKTLRVDGGAVKNNFLMQFQSDVLNVPVERPQVNETTALGAAYLAGLAVGYWKDCDEIAKQWNMEKSFEPNMEEEQREELYSGWKKAVHATMAFK, translated from the coding sequence ATGGAAAAATTTATTTTATCTTTAGACCAAGGAACAACGAGCTCACGAGCAATGTTATTTAATAAAAAAGGTGAAGTTGTGCATGTAGCTCAAAAAGAGTTTACACAGTACTTTCCAAAACCAGGTTGGGTAGAGCATAATGCAAGTGAAATTTGGGGTTCTATCCTTGCTGTTATTGCATCTTGTCTATCTGAGTCAGGCGTTCACGCGGACCAAATTGAAGCAATTGGGATTACCAATCAGCGTGAAACAGCCGTAGTATGGGAAAAAGCAACAGGAAAACCCGTGTATAATGCTATCGTATGGCAGTCTCGACAAACGTCTGGTATTTGTGAAGAGTTAAAAGCAAAAGGATTAAACGATACGTTCCGCGACAAAACGGGGTTATTAATTGACGCATACTTCTCTGGAACAAAAGTAAAGTGGATTTTAGATAACGTAGAAGGTGCACGAGAAAAAGCGGAAAACGGTGAATTGTTGTTCGGAACAATCGATACATGGTTAATTTGGAAGTTATCAGGCGGAAAAGCGCATGTAACGGATTACTCAAATGCCTCTCGCACGCTTATGTTCAATATCTACGATTTAAAATGGGATGATGAACTGCTAGATATTTTAGGAGTACCGAAATCTATGCTTCCAGAAGTAAAGCCTTCTTCTGAAGTATACGCTCATACAGTAGATTATCACTTCTTCGGTCAGAGCATTCCAATTGCGGGAGCAGCAGGAGATCAGCAAGCCGCTTTATTTGGACAAGCGTGCTATGAAAAAGGAATGGCGAAAAACACGTATGGAACAGGCTGCTTTATGCTCATGAATACAGGTGAAAAAGCAGTTAAGTCGGATCACGGTTTGTTAACTACATTAGCATGGGGGATCAACGGCAAAGTAGAATACGCGCTTGAAGGCAGTATTTTTGTAGCAGGATCTGCTATTCAGTGGCTTCGCGACGGTTTAAGAATGTTTAAAAATGCGTCTGAAACTGAAAACTATGCAACAAGAGTAGAATCGACAGACGGCGTATATATTGTGCCAGCTTTCGTAGGACTTGGAACACCTTATTGGGACAGCGATGTACGTGGAGCGATGTTTGGATTAACTCGCGGTACAAAAAAAGAACACTTTATCCGTGCAACGCTTGAATCATTAGCTTATCAAACAAGAGACGTATTAAGCGCGATGGAAGCAGACTCTGGAATTACATTAAAAACATTGCGTGTAGACGGAGGAGCAGTTAAGAATAATTTCTTAATGCAGTTCCAAAGTGATGTGTTAAATGTTCCTGTTGAGCGTCCTCAAGTGAATGAAACAACCGCTCTTGGGGCAGCATATTTAGCGGGTCTTGCGGTCGGCTACTGGAAAGATTGTGATGAAATTGCGAAGCAGTGGAATATGGAAAAATCTTTCGAACCAAATATGGAAGAAGAACAACGTGAAGAATTATATAGCGGCTGGAAAAAAGCCGTACATGCAACAATGGCTTTTAAGTAA
- a CDS encoding glycerol-3-phosphate dehydrogenase/oxidase → MFSSQTRSNKLVDMTQNQYDLLVIGGGITGSGIALDATHRGMKTALVEMQDFAAGTSSRSTKLVHGGLRYLKQFEVKMVAEVGKERAIVYENGPHVTTPEWMLLPFHTGGTFGKFSTSIGLRVYDFLAGVKRAERRKMFSAEETLRREPLVKSKELKGGGYYVEYKTDDARLTIEVAKEAAARGADLVNYTKVENFIYDKGKVVGAVVRDQLTNKEYNIYAKKIVNAAGPWVDTLREKDNSKKGKQLQLTKGIHLVIDQERFPLKQAIYFDTPDGRMVFAIPRDGKTYVGTTDTVYKEDARHPRMTVKDRQYVVDAINYMFPTVDITVDDVESSWAGVRPLIHEQGKDPSEISRKDEIWTSESGLITIAGGKLTGYRKMAEIVVNRVAEDFKAEGREFESCQTKHLPISGGNVGGSGGFPTFVEQKVKEGIKLGLSRDAAEKLVKRYGSNVDKVYRYMIERPDQLKNSDLPASVFLQIQYGIEEEMVSKPVDFFIRRTGALFFDINWVRSWKKQVIAHMAEELKWTPEQTKTYTDELEQHLHDAVVPVDEKVNRMTGIS, encoded by the coding sequence ATGTTTTCAAGTCAAACACGTTCGAATAAATTGGTAGACATGACACAAAATCAATATGATTTATTAGTAATTGGTGGGGGAATTACTGGGTCAGGTATTGCACTTGATGCGACTCATCGAGGCATGAAAACGGCATTAGTTGAAATGCAGGATTTCGCAGCAGGAACATCTAGTCGTTCAACGAAGCTTGTTCACGGCGGTCTACGCTATTTAAAACAGTTTGAAGTTAAAATGGTAGCCGAAGTTGGTAAAGAACGTGCCATTGTATATGAAAATGGCCCTCATGTAACGACTCCGGAGTGGATGCTGTTACCTTTCCATACGGGTGGAACATTTGGGAAATTCTCAACTTCAATTGGACTGCGCGTATATGATTTCTTAGCAGGGGTAAAACGTGCAGAGCGCCGCAAAATGTTTAGCGCAGAAGAAACGCTTAGACGCGAGCCACTGGTGAAATCTAAAGAGTTAAAAGGCGGCGGTTACTACGTTGAATATAAAACAGATGATGCACGTTTAACGATTGAAGTAGCTAAAGAAGCTGCTGCAAGAGGAGCAGATTTAGTCAATTACACAAAAGTGGAAAACTTCATCTACGATAAAGGAAAAGTAGTAGGGGCTGTTGTTCGCGATCAGCTTACGAATAAAGAATATAATATCTATGCAAAAAAAATCGTCAACGCTGCAGGTCCATGGGTGGACACGCTGCGTGAAAAAGATAATTCAAAAAAAGGCAAGCAGCTTCAACTAACAAAAGGAATTCACTTAGTTATTGATCAAGAGCGCTTTCCGTTAAAACAAGCCATTTACTTTGATACACCTGACGGACGTATGGTATTTGCGATTCCGCGTGATGGAAAAACATACGTAGGCACAACAGACACGGTCTATAAAGAAGACGCTAGACATCCGCGTATGACTGTAAAAGACCGTCAATATGTTGTTGATGCAATTAACTATATGTTCCCAACGGTTGATATTACAGTAGACGACGTAGAATCAAGCTGGGCGGGTGTTCGTCCACTTATTCACGAACAAGGAAAAGATCCTTCTGAAATTTCGCGTAAAGATGAAATCTGGACATCAGAATCAGGTTTAATTACAATCGCTGGAGGGAAATTAACTGGGTACCGTAAAATGGCTGAAATTGTCGTAAATCGCGTAGCTGAAGATTTTAAAGCAGAAGGACGCGAATTTGAAAGCTGTCAAACTAAACATTTACCGATTTCTGGAGGTAATGTAGGAGGTTCAGGCGGGTTCCCAACGTTTGTAGAGCAAAAAGTCAAAGAAGGCATCAAACTAGGGTTATCACGTGACGCTGCTGAAAAGCTTGTAAAACGCTATGGCTCAAACGTAGACAAAGTATACCGCTACATGATTGAACGTCCGGATCAGCTAAAAAACAGCGATCTTCCAGCTAGTGTATTTTTGCAAATTCAATATGGTATCGAAGAAGAAATGGTTTCGAAACCAGTGGACTTCTTCATTCGACGTACGGGCGCTTTATTCTTTGATATCAACTGGGTAAGAAGCTGGAAAAAACAAGTGATTGCTCATATGGCCGAAGAGTTAAAGTGGACGCCTGAGCAAACAAAAACTTATACGGATGAATTAGAACAGCACCTTCATGACGCAGTTGTACCAGTAGATGAAAAAGTTAACCGTATGACAGGTATTTCATGA
- a CDS encoding phospho-sugar mutase, whose protein sequence is MSWKETYTSWINHPNLDPELRQNLDAIKGDEKQLEDSFYKTLEFGTGGMRGEIGAGTNRMNTYTIRKASEGFAEYIKQAGEEAIKQGVVIAYDSRHKSPEFAMEAAKTLASHGIKTYVFEELRPTPELSFAVRELNAFGGIVITASHNPPEYNGYKVYGPDGGQLPPKEADELVGFVNAVENELTLAVQSEAELKEKGVIEMIGSAIDEAYNEKLKTILINPELASEIGKDLKVVFTPLHGTANKPVRNALQSIGYGNVTVIEEQELPDPNFSTVKSPNPEEPAAFEYAVRKGKEIDADILIATDPDADRLGIAVKDPSGEYALLTGNQTGALLLHYLLSQKKEKGVLPANGVVLKTIVTSEIGAQIARSFGLQVVDTLTGFKFIGEKIKQYEQTGEYTFQFGYEESYGYLIGDFARDKDAVQAAILAVEACAYYKKQGMTLYEALQQVFTKYGFYREGLKSLTLKGKEGSEQIQHILATFRNEPPTDIAGLNVSVVEDYTLSERQHIKAGKVEEITLPKSNVLKYILEDGSWFCLRPSGTEPKVKFYFGVVSEDEATSIAHLEAVQTAVMGEVEHVLDKVKTV, encoded by the coding sequence ATGAGTTGGAAAGAAACGTATACATCTTGGATTAATCACCCAAATTTAGATCCTGAATTACGTCAAAATTTGGATGCAATCAAAGGTGATGAAAAACAATTAGAAGATAGTTTTTACAAAACATTGGAATTTGGAACAGGCGGAATGCGTGGAGAAATTGGAGCGGGTACAAACCGTATGAATACATATACAATCCGAAAAGCTTCTGAAGGCTTTGCTGAGTACATTAAACAAGCTGGCGAAGAAGCTATCAAGCAAGGCGTAGTCATTGCATATGATTCTCGCCACAAATCGCCTGAATTTGCGATGGAAGCAGCAAAAACATTAGCAAGCCACGGAATTAAAACGTATGTATTTGAAGAGCTAAGACCAACACCTGAACTTTCATTTGCAGTGCGTGAGTTAAACGCATTTGGAGGTATTGTTATTACAGCGAGCCACAATCCTCCTGAATATAATGGATACAAAGTATATGGTCCAGACGGTGGTCAGCTGCCGCCAAAAGAAGCTGATGAACTAGTTGGCTTTGTAAATGCTGTGGAAAATGAACTTACATTAGCTGTTCAATCTGAAGCGGAGCTAAAAGAAAAAGGTGTTATTGAAATGATTGGTTCAGCGATTGACGAAGCATACAATGAGAAGCTAAAAACGATCTTAATTAATCCAGAGCTAGCTTCTGAAATAGGTAAAGACTTAAAGGTAGTTTTTACACCTCTACATGGTACAGCTAATAAGCCAGTTCGCAACGCGCTTCAATCCATCGGTTACGGAAATGTTACGGTTATTGAAGAACAAGAACTTCCTGATCCGAATTTCTCGACGGTTAAATCTCCGAATCCTGAAGAGCCGGCTGCATTTGAATATGCTGTTCGTAAAGGAAAAGAAATTGATGCCGATATCTTAATCGCAACGGATCCAGATGCAGACCGTTTAGGAATTGCTGTCAAAGATCCAAGCGGCGAATATGCGTTATTAACAGGAAACCAAACCGGTGCTTTATTGCTTCACTATTTGCTTTCTCAAAAGAAAGAAAAAGGCGTGCTGCCTGCTAATGGCGTTGTGTTAAAAACGATTGTAACGTCAGAAATCGGCGCACAAATTGCTCGTTCATTTGGATTGCAAGTTGTTGACACTCTAACAGGTTTTAAATTTATCGGTGAAAAAATTAAGCAATATGAGCAAACGGGCGAGTATACATTCCAATTCGGCTATGAAGAAAGCTACGGCTATTTAATTGGTGACTTTGCTCGTGACAAAGACGCTGTACAAGCAGCCATTCTAGCGGTAGAAGCTTGTGCTTATTATAAAAAGCAGGGCATGACGCTATATGAAGCGCTTCAGCAAGTGTTTACTAAATATGGTTTCTATCGTGAAGGTCTGAAATCTTTAACGCTTAAAGGAAAAGAAGGATCTGAGCAAATTCAGCATATTTTGGCTACATTTAGAAATGAGCCTCCTACTGACATTGCAGGGTTAAATGTTTCGGTTGTAGAGGATTATACATTAAGTGAGCGCCAGCATATTAAAGCAGGAAAAGTAGAAGAGATTACATTACCAAAATCAAATGTATTAAAATATATCTTAGAGGACGGTTCTTGGTTCTGCCTTCGTCCGTCTGGTACAGAGCCAAAGGTGAAGTTCTATTTTGGCGTCGTGTCAGAAGATGAAGCAACGAGCATTGCCCATTTAGAAGCTGTACAAACAGCTGTAATGGGTGAAGTGGAGCATGTACTAGATAAAGTGAAAACGGTATAA
- a CDS encoding biotin transporter BioY, whose product MNTKRFRTLDLTLAGMFAALMAIGANITSWAPFLQVGGVPLSLQPFFVILAGLLLGSRMGSISMIVYVLIGIAGAPVFAQFKAGIGILFGSTGGFLLSYIVAAFITGKIMEMRGKPTFSIFLISSLVGIAVIYLIGTTYMYIAVNYWLEAPAMTYAAAWKIMSWFAVKDLIFTVLGAMLAPRIYKALRSSSYLSNTQSNKVS is encoded by the coding sequence ATGAATACTAAAAGGTTTCGCACATTAGATTTAACATTAGCTGGTATGTTTGCAGCTCTTATGGCTATTGGTGCAAACATTACTTCTTGGGCACCTTTTTTACAAGTAGGCGGCGTGCCTCTTTCGCTTCAGCCTTTTTTTGTTATATTAGCAGGACTTTTACTTGGGAGCCGAATGGGTTCTATTTCGATGATTGTATATGTATTAATTGGCATTGCCGGCGCTCCGGTATTTGCTCAATTTAAAGCAGGAATTGGTATTTTATTTGGAAGCACCGGCGGCTTTTTGCTTTCTTATATTGTCGCTGCATTTATCACAGGAAAAATTATGGAAATGCGCGGCAAGCCGACTTTTTCTATCTTTTTAATTTCATCGCTAGTTGGTATTGCCGTTATTTATTTAATTGGTACTACGTATATGTATATAGCGGTTAACTACTGGCTTGAAGCTCCTGCAATGACATACGCAGCTGCTTGGAAGATTATGTCGTGGTTTGCCGTAAAGGATCTTATTTTCACTGTTCTTGGGGCTATGCTTGCTCCGAGAATTTATAAAGCCCTACGATCTTCTTCATATTTGTCAAATACGCAATCAAATAAAGTATCCTAA
- a CDS encoding YhdB family protein: MDVIDYDRALYYTHRSQWDNLLILMVRTDDDFLSKKIEHFLHAYNFERNYRIIQEELYSLLRYIDHATEYSEHNPELLEESLY; the protein is encoded by the coding sequence ATGGATGTAATTGATTATGATCGAGCTTTATATTACACACACCGTTCACAATGGGATAACTTATTAATTTTAATGGTTCGAACAGACGACGATTTTCTTTCAAAAAAGATTGAACATTTTTTGCACGCCTACAATTTTGAACGAAACTACCGCATCATTCAAGAAGAGCTCTATTCTTTACTACGCTACATTGATCATGCAACGGAATATTCGGAGCACAACCCGGAGCTTCTGGAAGAATCATTGTACTAG
- a CDS encoding SpoVR family protein: MKEADYKQLYRAIDEITEIASGFGLDFYPMRYEICPADIIYTFGAYGMPTRFSHWSFGKQFYKMKLHYDLGLSKIYELVINSDPCYAFLLDSNALIQNKLIVAHVLAHCDFFKNNSRFANTKRDMVESMAATADRIKEYEVKHGKREVEKFLDAVLSIQEHIDPSLMRAKLSWSIDDVESSEEEIISPYDDLWNLDYKEKKKPKPPKSFKKFPPQPEKDILLFIEEYSPYLEDWQRDILTMMREEMLYFWPQLETKIMNEGWASFWHQRIIREMDLTSDEAIEFAKLNAGVVQPSKTGINPYYLGLKIFEDIEERYNNPTEDMIRRGVEPGSGREKMFEVREVESDISFIRNYLTKDLVMREDMYLFQKQGKDYKIVDKEWTEVRDQLVNMRVNGGFPYITVTNGDYLKNGELYLKHWYEGIELDVKYLEKVVPYVHQLWGRPVHLETMMEGKPIAFTYDGKTVHRKHL, translated from the coding sequence GTGAAAGAAGCAGATTATAAGCAATTATACCGTGCGATTGATGAAATTACGGAAATAGCTAGCGGTTTCGGCCTGGATTTTTATCCGATGCGCTATGAAATTTGCCCGGCAGATATTATTTATACGTTTGGTGCATATGGGATGCCAACTCGTTTTTCACATTGGAGCTTTGGAAAACAATTTTACAAAATGAAATTACACTACGATCTTGGATTGAGTAAAATTTATGAATTAGTTATCAATTCAGATCCTTGTTATGCATTTTTATTGGATTCCAATGCGCTTATTCAAAATAAATTAATTGTAGCTCACGTGTTAGCTCACTGTGACTTCTTTAAAAATAACAGCCGTTTTGCCAACACGAAACGGGATATGGTAGAAAGTATGGCAGCGACCGCTGATCGAATTAAAGAATACGAAGTAAAGCACGGTAAGCGTGAAGTAGAAAAGTTTTTGGATGCTGTCTTATCGATTCAGGAACATATTGATCCGTCTCTTATGCGTGCCAAGCTTTCTTGGAGCATAGATGATGTAGAATCATCGGAAGAAGAAATCATTTCTCCTTATGATGATTTATGGAATTTGGATTATAAAGAAAAGAAAAAACCAAAACCTCCAAAGTCTTTTAAAAAATTTCCGCCTCAGCCTGAAAAAGACATCTTATTATTTATTGAAGAATACAGTCCTTATTTAGAGGATTGGCAGCGGGATATTTTAACGATGATGCGAGAAGAAATGCTTTATTTCTGGCCGCAGCTTGAAACAAAAATTATGAATGAAGGCTGGGCTTCTTTCTGGCATCAACGCATTATTCGAGAAATGGACTTAACGAGTGATGAAGCGATAGAATTCGCGAAGCTAAATGCAGGGGTTGTGCAGCCGTCCAAGACGGGAATCAATCCATATTATTTGGGATTAAAAATCTTTGAAGACATTGAAGAACGCTACAACAATCCAACCGAAGATATGATTCGCCGGGGCGTCGAGCCCGGGTCAGGAAGAGAGAAGATGTTTGAGGTACGTGAGGTTGAATCAGATATTTCCTTTATCCGCAATTACTTAACAAAAGATTTAGTTATGCGGGAGGATATGTACTTATTCCAAAAACAAGGAAAAGACTATAAAATCGTCGATAAAGAGTGGACAGAAGTTAGAGATCAGCTTGTTAATATGCGCGTAAACGGAGGATTTCCTTACATCACAGTAACCAATGGAGACTATTTAAAAAATGGAGAGCTCTATTTAAAACACTGGTATGAAGGAATTGAATTAGATGTTAAATACTTAGAAAAAGTGGTACCGTACGTTCATCAGCTTTGGGGCCGACCGGTTCATTTAGAAACGATGATGGAAGGCAAGCCAATTGCCTTCACGTATGATGGGAAGACAGTGCATCGAAAACATTTATAA
- a CDS encoding antibiotic biosynthesis monooxygenase family protein, translated as MFVVNASFETEKKFEERLKQKAKKNKTEIEEAKGNLSFECWKKDSADKVEYIFVSKWEEKQFFQAWISREEHVNEHKEANKKKTKAFSEAMEIKKTLRFYEAVEEDILS; from the coding sequence ATGTTTGTTGTAAACGCAAGTTTTGAAACGGAAAAGAAATTTGAAGAACGGCTCAAGCAAAAAGCTAAGAAAAACAAAACAGAAATTGAGGAAGCCAAAGGAAATTTATCGTTCGAATGCTGGAAAAAAGATTCCGCGGATAAAGTCGAATATATCTTTGTATCCAAGTGGGAAGAAAAACAGTTCTTTCAAGCTTGGATTTCAAGAGAAGAACATGTGAATGAACATAAAGAAGCGAATAAAAAGAAAACGAAAGCATTTTCTGAAGCTATGGAAATCAAGAAAACGCTGCGTTTTTATGAGGCGGTAGAAGAAGACATTCTTTCCTAA
- a CDS encoding Rrf2 family transcriptional regulator yields MKISSRFTVAVHILSLIKVDSSHPSTSEWIASSVNTNPVVIRRVIGMLKKAGLVGVKAGAGGAYLLKDLEEITLLDVYRAVAAVEEGELFQMHENPNVECPVGANIQSVLELILKRSQDAMEQVLADVTMKELVTDLIAKIDA; encoded by the coding sequence ATGAAAATTAGCAGTCGATTCACCGTGGCCGTTCACATACTGTCTTTAATTAAAGTAGATAGCAGTCATCCTAGTACTTCAGAGTGGATTGCTAGCAGTGTAAATACAAATCCTGTTGTTATAAGACGAGTAATTGGGATGTTAAAGAAAGCTGGACTTGTGGGCGTAAAAGCCGGAGCTGGCGGAGCTTATCTATTGAAAGATTTAGAAGAGATAACGTTGTTAGACGTTTATCGAGCGGTAGCGGCTGTGGAAGAAGGAGAATTGTTTCAAATGCATGAAAATCCGAATGTGGAGTGTCCTGTAGGAGCCAATATTCAAAGTGTCCTTGAATTGATTTTAAAACGTTCTCAAGATGCCATGGAACAAGTCTTAGCCGATGTGACGATGAAAGAATTAGTGACGGATTTAATAGCAAAAATAGATGCATAA